Proteins from one Mercurialis annua linkage group LG7, ddMerAnnu1.2, whole genome shotgun sequence genomic window:
- the LOC126655580 gene encoding pentatricopeptide repeat-containing protein At3g12770-like isoform X2 has product MSSFPTHKLKQLPYTTINTHFTNNSLTQPLTSLQCGAILQSLTNTKSLTTGQHLHAYIITSGNLVSNTYLSTKLAAFYANCGQMANARIIFDGIVFKSSFLWNSMIRGYACNGYSEKALALYQEMKFFGQRADKFTYPFVIKACGDLFGVEIGRRVHGRAVINGFDLDMYVSNSLLAMYLKFMDMSLARMVFDRMPKRDSTSWNTMISGYVKNGKPEEGLAIFDLAKRTGLVADDATLIGLLSICAELVAVKLGKAVHGYVFRNRYAVVCNNFLMNSLIEMYCKCNSMVDARRLFEKMELKDTVSWNSLISGYARNAEAFESLRLFCRLVLEGTKPDQITFIIVLGACHQVTAFQFGMSVHSCLAKKGFGATIVVGTALIDMYVKCGALACAHHVFEEIPRKNLVCWSAMISGYGIHGMGRDAISLFHEMLENNICPDEGVLTSVLSACSHTGLVSEGRAGYLDEAFELIDSMIVNPSCDIWAALLNACRLHRNIDLAEISAEKLFELNPRQVGGYICLSNMYAAEKRWDDVERIRALMRQKGLTKSAGCSFVELNKTVHRFLVGDKSHPQMENINSKLKHLNQLLKEAGYKPDTSSVFYNVDEETKEKMLWDHSERLAIAFALINTGSKTTIRITKNLRVCGDCHIVIKLISKLLHREIIMRDIRRFHHFKDGLCSCGDYW; this is encoded by the exons ATGAGTAGCTTTCCTACTCATAAACTCAAACAATTACCATACACCACCATTAACACCCATTTCACCAACAATTCCCTCACACAACCCCTCACTTCTCTTCAATGCGGAGCCATTTTACAGAGCCTCACCAACACCAAATCTCTCACAACAGGCCAACACCTCCATGCCTACATCATTACCTCCGGCAATCTCGTGTCCAACACTTATCTCAGCACAAAACTCGCTGctttttacgcaaactgtgGTCAAATGGCTAATGCCCGCATAATCTTTGATGGGATTGTTTTCAAAAGCTCATTCTTGTGGAATTCCATGATTAGAGGCTATGCCTGTAATGGGTATTCAGAAAAAGCTCTTGCTTTGTATCAAGAAATGAAATTTTTTGGGCAGAGGGCTGATAAGTTTACGTACCCCTTCGTGATTAAGGCGTGTGGTGATCTGTTTGGGGTAGAAATTGGCAGGAGGGTTCATGGTAGAGCTGTGATTAATGGGTTTGATTTGGATATGTATGTGAGTAATTCTCTTCTTGCAATGTATTTGAAGTTTATGGACATGAGTTTGGCGCGAATGGTGTTTGATAGAATGCCTAAGAGAGATTCGACGTCTTGGAATACCATGATTTCAGGTTATGTAAAGAATGGGAAACCAGAAGAGGGTTTGGCTATTTTTGATTTAGCGAAGCGAACGGGGTTGGTTGCTGATGATGCGACTCTGATCGGTCTTCTTAGTATATGTGCAGAACTAGTTGCAGTGAAGCTGGGGAAAGCAGTACATGGTTATGTTTTTCGAAATAGGTATGCGGTTGtatgtaataattttttgatgaattctcTTATTGAGATGTATTGTAAATGTAATTCTATGGTAGATGCAAGAAGATTATTCGAGAAAATGGAATTGAAAGATACTGTATCATGGAATTCGTTGATTTCTGGCTATGCACGAAATGCAGAGGCTTTTGAAAGCTTAAGGCTTTTTTGTCGACTGGTTTTGGAAGGAACCAAGCCTGATCAAATAACCTTTATTATTGTGCTTGGAGCATGCCATCAAGTCACAGCATTTCAGTTTGGCATGTCTGTTCACTCCTGCCTTGCTAAGAAAGGATTTGGTGCAACCATTGTTGTGGGAACAGCCCTTATCGATATGTATGTTAAATGTGGAGCTTTAGCTTGTGCACATCATGTTTTTGAAGAGATTCCTAGAAAAAATTTGGTATGTTGGAGCGCTATGATTTCTGGATATGGCATTCATGGAATGGGAAGAGATGCTATCTCACTTTTTCATGAAATGCTTGAGAACAATATCTGTCCAGATGAGGGTGTTCTTACGTCAGTTTTGTCAGCTTGTAGCCATACAGGTTTGGTTTCTGAAG GTCGAGCAGGGTATTTAGATGAAGCATTTGAGCTTATTGATAGCATGATAGTTAATCCCTCCTGTGATATATGGGCTGCACTCCTTAATGCTTGCCGATTACATCGAAATATTGATTTAGCAGAAATCTCTGCAGAAAAACTTTTTGAGTTGAATCCAAGACAGGTAGGTGGTTACATTTGCCTATCCAATATGTATGCTGCTGAGAAAAGATGGGATGATGTGGAAAGGATTAGAGCATTGATGAGACAGAAGGGGCTAACGAAATCGGCAGGCTGCAGCTTTGTTGAGTTAAACAAGACAGTTCATCGGTTCCTAGTTGGAGATAAATCACATCCGCAAATGgaaaatataaactcaaagttaAAGCACTTGAATCAGCTACTCAAGGAGGCTGGATACAAGCCTGATACAAGCTCAGTGTTCTATAATGTTgacgaagaaacaaaagagaagATGCTTTGGGATCACAGTGAAAGATTGGCTATTGCCTTCGCTCTTATTAATACAGGTTCCAAGACCACTATAAGAATCACAAAGAACCTTCGTGTTTGTGGAGATTGTCACATTGTAATAAAATTGATCTCTAAGCTCTTGCATCGAGAAATCATCATGCGAGATATCCGCAGGTTCCACCATTTCAAAGATGGTTTATGTTCCTGTGGTGATTACTGGTAa
- the LOC126655580 gene encoding pentatricopeptide repeat-containing protein At3g12770-like isoform X1: protein MSSFPTHKLKQLPYTTINTHFTNNSLTQPLTSLQCGAILQSLTNTKSLTTGQHLHAYIITSGNLVSNTYLSTKLAAFYANCGQMANARIIFDGIVFKSSFLWNSMIRGYACNGYSEKALALYQEMKFFGQRADKFTYPFVIKACGDLFGVEIGRRVHGRAVINGFDLDMYVSNSLLAMYLKFMDMSLARMVFDRMPKRDSTSWNTMISGYVKNGKPEEGLAIFDLAKRTGLVADDATLIGLLSICAELVAVKLGKAVHGYVFRNRYAVVCNNFLMNSLIEMYCKCNSMVDARRLFEKMELKDTVSWNSLISGYARNAEAFESLRLFCRLVLEGTKPDQITFIIVLGACHQVTAFQFGMSVHSCLAKKGFGATIVVGTALIDMYVKCGALACAHHVFEEIPRKNLVCWSAMISGYGIHGMGRDAISLFHEMLENNICPDEGVLTSVLSACSHTGLVSEGKKIFHRMTTNYNVSPVLAHYSCLVDLLGRAGYLDEAFELIDSMIVNPSCDIWAALLNACRLHRNIDLAEISAEKLFELNPRQVGGYICLSNMYAAEKRWDDVERIRALMRQKGLTKSAGCSFVELNKTVHRFLVGDKSHPQMENINSKLKHLNQLLKEAGYKPDTSSVFYNVDEETKEKMLWDHSERLAIAFALINTGSKTTIRITKNLRVCGDCHIVIKLISKLLHREIIMRDIRRFHHFKDGLCSCGDYW, encoded by the coding sequence ATGAGTAGCTTTCCTACTCATAAACTCAAACAATTACCATACACCACCATTAACACCCATTTCACCAACAATTCCCTCACACAACCCCTCACTTCTCTTCAATGCGGAGCCATTTTACAGAGCCTCACCAACACCAAATCTCTCACAACAGGCCAACACCTCCATGCCTACATCATTACCTCCGGCAATCTCGTGTCCAACACTTATCTCAGCACAAAACTCGCTGctttttacgcaaactgtgGTCAAATGGCTAATGCCCGCATAATCTTTGATGGGATTGTTTTCAAAAGCTCATTCTTGTGGAATTCCATGATTAGAGGCTATGCCTGTAATGGGTATTCAGAAAAAGCTCTTGCTTTGTATCAAGAAATGAAATTTTTTGGGCAGAGGGCTGATAAGTTTACGTACCCCTTCGTGATTAAGGCGTGTGGTGATCTGTTTGGGGTAGAAATTGGCAGGAGGGTTCATGGTAGAGCTGTGATTAATGGGTTTGATTTGGATATGTATGTGAGTAATTCTCTTCTTGCAATGTATTTGAAGTTTATGGACATGAGTTTGGCGCGAATGGTGTTTGATAGAATGCCTAAGAGAGATTCGACGTCTTGGAATACCATGATTTCAGGTTATGTAAAGAATGGGAAACCAGAAGAGGGTTTGGCTATTTTTGATTTAGCGAAGCGAACGGGGTTGGTTGCTGATGATGCGACTCTGATCGGTCTTCTTAGTATATGTGCAGAACTAGTTGCAGTGAAGCTGGGGAAAGCAGTACATGGTTATGTTTTTCGAAATAGGTATGCGGTTGtatgtaataattttttgatgaattctcTTATTGAGATGTATTGTAAATGTAATTCTATGGTAGATGCAAGAAGATTATTCGAGAAAATGGAATTGAAAGATACTGTATCATGGAATTCGTTGATTTCTGGCTATGCACGAAATGCAGAGGCTTTTGAAAGCTTAAGGCTTTTTTGTCGACTGGTTTTGGAAGGAACCAAGCCTGATCAAATAACCTTTATTATTGTGCTTGGAGCATGCCATCAAGTCACAGCATTTCAGTTTGGCATGTCTGTTCACTCCTGCCTTGCTAAGAAAGGATTTGGTGCAACCATTGTTGTGGGAACAGCCCTTATCGATATGTATGTTAAATGTGGAGCTTTAGCTTGTGCACATCATGTTTTTGAAGAGATTCCTAGAAAAAATTTGGTATGTTGGAGCGCTATGATTTCTGGATATGGCATTCATGGAATGGGAAGAGATGCTATCTCACTTTTTCATGAAATGCTTGAGAACAATATCTGTCCAGATGAGGGTGTTCTTACGTCAGTTTTGTCAGCTTGTAGCCATACAGGTTTGGTTTCTGAAGGTAAAAAAATCTTCCATAGAATGACAACAAATTATAATGTGAGTCCTGTACTTGCTCACTATTCATGTTTGGTGGATCTTCTAGGTCGAGCAGGGTATTTAGATGAAGCATTTGAGCTTATTGATAGCATGATAGTTAATCCCTCCTGTGATATATGGGCTGCACTCCTTAATGCTTGCCGATTACATCGAAATATTGATTTAGCAGAAATCTCTGCAGAAAAACTTTTTGAGTTGAATCCAAGACAGGTAGGTGGTTACATTTGCCTATCCAATATGTATGCTGCTGAGAAAAGATGGGATGATGTGGAAAGGATTAGAGCATTGATGAGACAGAAGGGGCTAACGAAATCGGCAGGCTGCAGCTTTGTTGAGTTAAACAAGACAGTTCATCGGTTCCTAGTTGGAGATAAATCACATCCGCAAATGgaaaatataaactcaaagttaAAGCACTTGAATCAGCTACTCAAGGAGGCTGGATACAAGCCTGATACAAGCTCAGTGTTCTATAATGTTgacgaagaaacaaaagagaagATGCTTTGGGATCACAGTGAAAGATTGGCTATTGCCTTCGCTCTTATTAATACAGGTTCCAAGACCACTATAAGAATCACAAAGAACCTTCGTGTTTGTGGAGATTGTCACATTGTAATAAAATTGATCTCTAAGCTCTTGCATCGAGAAATCATCATGCGAGATATCCGCAGGTTCCACCATTTCAAAGATGGTTTATGTTCCTGTGGTGATTACTGGTAa
- the LOC126655581 gene encoding beta-amylase isoform X2 — protein sequence MLLNYVPIYVMLPLGVVTAENVFQGKDEMEKQLTKLKDGGIDGIMVDVWWGVIEAKGPKQYDWSAYRSLFELVQHIGLKIQAIMSFHQCGGNVGDVVNIPIPQWVRDVGETDPDIFYTNKEGKRNKEYLSIGVDHQPLFAGRTAIQLYSDYMKSFRENMSDFLEAGVIIDIEVGLGPAGELRYPSYPQTLGWVFPGIGEFICYDKYLEADFKEAAANAGHPEYEFPKDAGTLNDTPKDTGFFGKNGTYRTEEGQFFLTWYSNKLLIHGDEILDEANQAFLGCKVKLAAKVSGIHWWYNDSSHAAELTAGYYNLYGRDGYRPIARMLSRHYGILNFTCLEMRNTEQPANALSAPQELVKQVLSGGWRENIEVAGENALARYDATAYNQILLNVRPIGVNKNGPPKYMMYGMTYLRLSDDLLQETNFDLFKIFVKKMHADQDYCPNAQKFNHELAPLERSKPKISIEDLLKATEGLAPFPWNSKTDLPVDGSVGLLGGLLQKIKSLFFK from the exons ATGCTGCTCAACTATGTGCCCATTTACGTAATGCTCCCA TTAGGAGTTGTTACAGCTGAGAATGTGTTCCAAGGTAAAGATGAGATGGAGAAGCAGCTCACGAAGCTCAAAGATGGTGGTATCGACGGAATAATGGTAGACGTATGGTGGGGGGTCATAGAGGCTAAAGGCCCTAAGCAGTATGATTGGAGCGCTTACAGGAGCTTGTTTGAACTTGTTCAACACATTGGCTTGAAAATTCAAGCTATAATGTCATTCCACCAATGTGGAGGGAATGTAGGAGATGTTGTTAACATTCCGATTCCTCAATGGGTACGCGATGTTGGAGAAACAGACCCGGATATTTTTTACACTAACAAGGAAGGTAAAAGAAACAAAGAGTATCTCAGTATTGGTGTAGATCACCAGCCTCTCTTTGCTGGACGAACTGCCATTCAA TTGTATAGTGACTACATGAAGAGTTTCAGGGAGAACATGTCGGATTTCTTAGAAGCCGGGGTGATAATAGATATCGAAGTAGGGCTAGGCCCGGCAGGAGAGCTAAGATACCCGTCTTATCCACAAACTCTGGGCTGGGTTTTTCCAGGCATTGGAGAATTTATT TGTTATGACAAGTATCTCGAAGCGGACTTCAAAGAAGCAGCAGCAAATGCAGGACATCCTGAATACGAATTTCCTAAAGATGCAGGGACATTGAATGATACACCAAAAGATACAGGCTTCTTTGGGAAAAATGGGACATACCGTACTGAAGAGGGACAGTTCTTTTTGACTTGGTACTCAAACAAGTTGCTGATCCATGGGGATGAGATCCTTGATGAAGCCAATCAAGCGTTTCTCGGCTGTAAAGTCAAATTAGCAGCAAAA GTATCCGGAATACATTGGTGGTACAATGATTCTAGCCACGCAGCAGAGCTTACTGCAGGATACTATAACTTGTATGGAAGAGATGGGTACCGACCTATTGCAAGGATGCTATCAAGGCATTACGGTATTTTGAACTTTACATGTCTCGAGATGAGAAACACAGAGCAACCAGCTAATGCTTTGAGTGCACCTCAAGAACTTGTAAAACAG GTTTTGAGTGGAGGTTGGAGAGAAAACATTGAGGTTGCTGGCGAGAATGCACTTGCAAGATACGACGCCACAGCTTATAATCAAATCCTTCTAAATGTTAGGCCTATTGGTGTCAATAAGAATGGGCCACCAAAGTATATGATGTATGGGATGACATACCTACGTTTATCGGATGATCTACTACAAGAAACCAACTTTGATCTATTTAAGATATttgtgaagaaaatgcatgCTGACCAG GATTACTGTCCAAATGCCCAGAAGTTCAACCACGAACTAGCTCCACTTGAACGATCAAAACCAAAGATTTCAATTGAAGATCTCCTAAAAGCGACCGAAGGATTAGCACCCTTCCCATGGAATTCAAAAACAGATTTGCCAGTTGATGGTAGTGTTGGTCTACTTGGTGGTTTGCTGCAAAAGATCAAATCCCTATTCTTCAAATAA
- the LOC126655581 gene encoding beta-amylase isoform X1, which yields MHACMASIIQSTAIALAEKVRHIVSVNGVEGGRWPSHAVKLQTRGRTISTKPQAMPSIFSTTKLQSSDDKMLLNYVPIYVMLPLGVVTAENVFQGKDEMEKQLTKLKDGGIDGIMVDVWWGVIEAKGPKQYDWSAYRSLFELVQHIGLKIQAIMSFHQCGGNVGDVVNIPIPQWVRDVGETDPDIFYTNKEGKRNKEYLSIGVDHQPLFAGRTAIQLYSDYMKSFRENMSDFLEAGVIIDIEVGLGPAGELRYPSYPQTLGWVFPGIGEFICYDKYLEADFKEAAANAGHPEYEFPKDAGTLNDTPKDTGFFGKNGTYRTEEGQFFLTWYSNKLLIHGDEILDEANQAFLGCKVKLAAKVSGIHWWYNDSSHAAELTAGYYNLYGRDGYRPIARMLSRHYGILNFTCLEMRNTEQPANALSAPQELVKQVLSGGWRENIEVAGENALARYDATAYNQILLNVRPIGVNKNGPPKYMMYGMTYLRLSDDLLQETNFDLFKIFVKKMHADQDYCPNAQKFNHELAPLERSKPKISIEDLLKATEGLAPFPWNSKTDLPVDGSVGLLGGLLQKIKSLFFK from the exons ATGCATGCTTGCATGGCGAGCATTATACAGTCAACAGCAATTGCATTGGCAGAGAAGGTAAGGCATATTGTATCAGTTAATGGGGTTGAAGGTGGAAGATGGCCAAGCCACGCTGTAAAGCTGCAAACACGTGGACGTACCATATCAACAAAACCTCAAGCTATGCCATCTATATTTTCCACCACCAAATTACag TCTTCTGATGATAAGATGCTGCTCAACTATGTGCCCATTTACGTAATGCTCCCA TTAGGAGTTGTTACAGCTGAGAATGTGTTCCAAGGTAAAGATGAGATGGAGAAGCAGCTCACGAAGCTCAAAGATGGTGGTATCGACGGAATAATGGTAGACGTATGGTGGGGGGTCATAGAGGCTAAAGGCCCTAAGCAGTATGATTGGAGCGCTTACAGGAGCTTGTTTGAACTTGTTCAACACATTGGCTTGAAAATTCAAGCTATAATGTCATTCCACCAATGTGGAGGGAATGTAGGAGATGTTGTTAACATTCCGATTCCTCAATGGGTACGCGATGTTGGAGAAACAGACCCGGATATTTTTTACACTAACAAGGAAGGTAAAAGAAACAAAGAGTATCTCAGTATTGGTGTAGATCACCAGCCTCTCTTTGCTGGACGAACTGCCATTCAA TTGTATAGTGACTACATGAAGAGTTTCAGGGAGAACATGTCGGATTTCTTAGAAGCCGGGGTGATAATAGATATCGAAGTAGGGCTAGGCCCGGCAGGAGAGCTAAGATACCCGTCTTATCCACAAACTCTGGGCTGGGTTTTTCCAGGCATTGGAGAATTTATT TGTTATGACAAGTATCTCGAAGCGGACTTCAAAGAAGCAGCAGCAAATGCAGGACATCCTGAATACGAATTTCCTAAAGATGCAGGGACATTGAATGATACACCAAAAGATACAGGCTTCTTTGGGAAAAATGGGACATACCGTACTGAAGAGGGACAGTTCTTTTTGACTTGGTACTCAAACAAGTTGCTGATCCATGGGGATGAGATCCTTGATGAAGCCAATCAAGCGTTTCTCGGCTGTAAAGTCAAATTAGCAGCAAAA GTATCCGGAATACATTGGTGGTACAATGATTCTAGCCACGCAGCAGAGCTTACTGCAGGATACTATAACTTGTATGGAAGAGATGGGTACCGACCTATTGCAAGGATGCTATCAAGGCATTACGGTATTTTGAACTTTACATGTCTCGAGATGAGAAACACAGAGCAACCAGCTAATGCTTTGAGTGCACCTCAAGAACTTGTAAAACAG GTTTTGAGTGGAGGTTGGAGAGAAAACATTGAGGTTGCTGGCGAGAATGCACTTGCAAGATACGACGCCACAGCTTATAATCAAATCCTTCTAAATGTTAGGCCTATTGGTGTCAATAAGAATGGGCCACCAAAGTATATGATGTATGGGATGACATACCTACGTTTATCGGATGATCTACTACAAGAAACCAACTTTGATCTATTTAAGATATttgtgaagaaaatgcatgCTGACCAG GATTACTGTCCAAATGCCCAGAAGTTCAACCACGAACTAGCTCCACTTGAACGATCAAAACCAAAGATTTCAATTGAAGATCTCCTAAAAGCGACCGAAGGATTAGCACCCTTCCCATGGAATTCAAAAACAGATTTGCCAGTTGATGGTAGTGTTGGTCTACTTGGTGGTTTGCTGCAAAAGATCAAATCCCTATTCTTCAAATAA